AAACCAGGCGTCACCACCGATGCCGGGCCCGGCGACGCGTGGCCGGCCGTCCACGAGCAGCTGCTCCGCTCGGAGATCCTCGTCATGGCGTCACCGACCTGGCTGGGCCGCCCGTCGTCCCTCGCCCAACGGGTCCTCGAACGCATGGACGCGATGCTGTCGGAGACGGACGACCAGGGGCGGCCCGTCGCCTACAACCGCGTGGCGGGCGTCGTCGTCACGGGGAACGAGGACGGCGCCCACCACGTCGTCAGCGAGATCGCCGGAGCGCTGGGCGACATCGGCTACACGATCCCCGGGCAGGCGTGGACGTACTGGCACCTCGGTCCGGGGGCCGGACCCGACTACCTGGACGACGAGCGGGGCCACGACTGGGCCCACAAGACCGGCCGCGCGATGGCGGCCAACCTCCACGGCGTGGCGAAGGCCCTGCAGGTGACGCCGCTCCAGACGCCGCCTGAGTGACCCGTCCGCGCCGCCGGGACCACGTGGGCCGCCGAGCCCCGGGCCGCCTCGCACCCGGCCGCCGAGCCGGGCACGCGCAGCGGCGGAGGCGGGCGGACGCGTTCCGACGCGCCACCCGGCGGGCGTGTCAGTCCAGGCTGCCGTTGAGGTACTCGTTGAGGGCCTGGCCCGGTCGCAGTACCGCCGTGCCGTCCTGGAGGTGGAAGCTGCCGAAGCCCATGAGGCTGACCGTCCGGTCGCGCCGGAGCGCCTCGGCGAGGGTCCCCGCGTCGGCGACCGTGCCGAACAGGGCCTCCAGGACCCGCCCCACTTCGTCGACCGACACCCGGCCGCCGCGTTCCGCCGCCTTGCGGGCCGTGGCCTCCGCCAGCGCTGACCTGTCCACAAGCAGCTCCAAGCTCCGACAACAGGTTGGGGTTCCGCCCGCCGCACCACCGGCGGGCCCTTCGACGCTAACCGCTGCCCGGTACCCCCCGCATCGCCGACGGCGGACGGCGCGGCCGAATGGGCGAACCCCGACACGCCACCCCCCGGCCCGGTCGACTTCTCGCGGTCCGGGACACGTCCCGTCACCAAGGGGAGGGCCACCCCTTCGCCTCCAGGCCCACGCCCGTCGGCGACGGGCGGACCGCCGTCGACCCGGCGCCGCGCGCCCGGTAGGGCCGGCTCGACCGGCACCCACGGTTCGCGAAGCCGCGCCGCCCCGAGCGCTGACCCGCCGGGATCCGGAAGCCCGAGTCGACCCGTCGGACGTCGGACGTCGGACGGGCGGGAGGCGGGAGTCGGACGTCGTGCGGCCGGGATTCGGGAGTTGGGGCCGGACGTCGGACGTCGGGAGTCGGGAGTCGGACATCGGGGGTCGGGTGGCCAGGAGCCGGGGGCCGGGGCCGGCCCGGGCACGCCCGCCCGGGTGGCCGCGCCCGGCGCTCCGGGGCCCGGCACGGAGTGCAGCAACCCAGCTCAGCGGGGGAATCGACCCCGGTCCGCCGGGGTACGCGGCGTTCGTCCCGTACCACGAGGAGCGTGAGCCATATGGAGGAGACCGCAACGCCGTCGCCGGTGACGGCGGCGCCCGACGGCCTGACCGAGCTGCCGAACCTGAGCAGCCTGACGGAGCTGGCCGGGCTTCTGGAGCGGCACGGCTCGCTCTACGTCCGCTGGTCGCGAGGCCCCGCGGAGGACATGAGGAGCAGCCGCAGCGTCGACCACCTGACCGGGATCACCATGCCCGGCCTGTCGGCGAACCCCCTGGCGGTCGAGGCGTGGTGGGGCGACCGCGCCGTCCGCCTCTGGGTGGCGCGCCGCCTCTACGACTACTGCCACCTCCGTCAGGAGCGCAACGGCGACGTGCGCCCCTGGGCGCTGCGGGGCAGGGAGGTGGGGCGGGGCCCGGACAACGAACCGCTGGTGCGGGACGTGGAGCCGGTGTGCTGGATCGACCTCGCGGTCATCGAGGAAGCCCAGGAGGAGGTCGCGGCGCAGCGGCGCCCGTGGGGGCCTATGCGCCGCGAGCCGTGAGGGCCGGCAGGACGCGTGAGAGCCGGCAGGACGCATGAGGGCGGAAGAGACGCGTGAGGGCGGGGGCGGCCCGGCATGACGGCCGGACCGCCCCCGCCCGTGTCGCCGCCTCGTCGGCGGAACGCCGTCCCGCGGTCAGCGGGCCGGGGTGCGGTCGCCGGCGCCGGCGGCCTCGTACAGGTCCCGGTCCGCCAGGATCAGGGAGCGCTCGCGCACGCAGTCGGCGTGGACGACCACCTCGCTCGGGTCGAGGCCGTCGATCGCCTCCTGGACGGCCTGCAGGGCGGGGCCGTACCGGCGCAGCCGGCGCAGCGCCCCCGCCTTGCGGAACAGCGCCTCGGGCCCGAGCCCCCCGGCGAAGGCCGGGGCCTCCAACAGCCGTAGCATGCGGTCCGCCTGGTCGGGCAGGTCCTCCCCGAGCCACAGGCCGTGCAGCAGGGCGTGGACCACCTTGTCGTCGTCGCCCGCCCGGGCCACGACGGAGTCCAGCAGCGGCAGGCCCTCGGTGCGCGAGCGGCCCAGCAGGGCGAAGACGCGCATCGCGTCGCTGTACGGGTCGAGGTCCGGCAGCTCGCGGGGGCCGCGGCCGAAGAACTCCTCGATGGCGGCGCACCGGAAGTCGTACCGGAGCGTGGTGAGGAAGCAGTGCCACAGCGCGCGGCCGTACGCGTCGCCGGGGTCGACCGACGCCACATGCGCGTCGCTGAGGAAGAGGAGGGCGCTGCGGCCCGCCGCCCGGGCCCGCCAGGAGAGGTCGCCCGTCACCCGCGCCGACTCCTCCCAGGACGCCGAGCCCCGGGCGAGCCACAGGGCGGCTTCCCGCGTCCAGTCGCGCCCGGAGTCGATCTCCTCCGCGACGCGGGCGCGCACCATCACCCAGCCCCGCTCGCGCAGGGCCGGGTCCTCGGAGGCCAGCGCCCGTTCCACGGCCTCCGCCGCCCGGGGCAGCCGCCACAGTCCGACCGCGGCCCGCTCGGAGACGGGGGTCCACTGCGGCGCGAGCGCGGCGACCTCCTTCGAGGTCCGCTCCACTCCGGGGTCTCGGTCCATGTCCATGGGGCCCTTCCTGCGCCGTGCGGAGGGCGGGTCGGGGTGCGAGACGGCCCCGACCCGCCCTGGCGCATGCGATTCAACCGGTCAGCGGACGTCGAACTCGGCCGGGTCGGGGCCGAGCCGCTTGCCCTCGTCGAGGGCGGCGAACGCCGCCATGTCCTCGGCGTCCAGCTCGAAGTCGAAGACGTCGATGTTCTCCCGGATGCGCGACGGCGTCACGGACTTCGGGATGACGACGTTGCCGAGCTGCAGGTGCCAGCGCAGCACGACCTGCGCCGGGCTGCGGCCGTGCTTGCGGGCGATGGCGGCGACGGCCGGCACCTCCAGCAGGCCCTTGCCCTGCCCGAGCGGCGACCAGGCCTCGGTGGCGATCTCGTGGCGGGCGTGGAAGGCGCGGGAATCGGCCTGCGCGAGCTGCGGGTGCAGCTCGATCTGGTTGACGGCCGGGACCACGGAGGTGGCGTCGATCAGCCGCTCCAGGTGTTCGGGCAGGAAGTTCGACACGCCGATGGCGCGGGCGCGCCCGTCGGCGAGGATCTTCTCGAACGCCTTGTACGTGTCGACGTACGCGTCCAGCGCCGGCACGGGCCAGTGGACGAGGTACAGGTCCACGTAGTCGAGGCCCAGCCGCTCCAGGGAGGCGTCGAAGGCGCGGAGCGTGGAGTCGTGGCCCTGCTCGCTGTTCCACAGCTTGGTGGTGACGAACAGCTCCTCGCGGGGGATGCCCGAGGAGGCGATGGCCTGCCCGGTGCCGCGCTCGTTCTCGTAGACCGCGGCGGTGTCGACGCTCCGGTAACCGGCTTCCAGGGCGGTGCCCACGGCGCTCGCCGCCTCGTCGTCCGGGACCTGCCAGACGCCGAAGCCGAGCTGCGGCATGGAGACACCGTTGTTCAGGATGAGGGAGGGGACCTTGCTCACGGGCGGTCGATCCTTACGTCGTCATCGGTCGGTACATCCGGGGATCAACGATCACACCCGGTGACGCATTCCCGGATCGATGATTTCCATGTCGGCCGGCCGGGCGGTCCCGCCGCCGTGGCCGGCGGCCACGGGGCGAACGCCCTGCGGGTGGGGTCCAGCAGGGCCCGGACGGCGGGACGGGGGGCGTTACGCCGGACGAGCGTCGGCGTGTCGGCGTCGTCGACCACCGCGCGCGGGCCGGTGCCCGGGGGCATGCAAGCGCACGGATGGGCGGCCGCGTCACGCAGGGTGACGCGGCCGCCGCTCGGCCGAGGGGGTGCCCGGGCGGGGCCACGGCGACGAGCCGCTCGCCGGTCAGCAGCCGCGACCCGAGGTCCCGGCACCGCCGCCGGGACGCCGACGAGCGCAGGATCGACGCCCCCGGTGCGCACGGCTCCACGAGCCGGTCCGACGCGCGACGCTTCCGGTGTGGCCGCGTCGCGGCTCGAGGACGACGCGGTCGCGGCATACCCGCCGGGGGAGCGGAGGGCGGACCGGGAGGCGATCCGCCGACTGTCGGAGGGGGTGCTCGCGCCCGCCGGCGCTCCACTCCGCACTGCCGCGCCCGACGCTGGTGAGCGGGGACCCCGCCCATCAGCGCCCGACGCTGGTGAGCGGGGACCCCGCCCATCTCCACCCCGCCCGCCGACGGCTCGGACGTGCGGGCGCGGATCGTCCGCCGCCAGGCCGGCGGCAGTCGGCCGCGAGTCCTCGACCGACCGGCGTTCCCCCGACCGCCATCGCCGGTCCGGACGCCCGGGGCACGCGCCCCTCGGGGGTGGGCGCCCGGCAGGGGCGCCGTACCGGGTGTACGGCCGATCGGGTGGGCGCGCCCGGGCCCCGGCCGCCGGGCGCGCGGGAGCGGGGGCCCGACGGGGCTACGCTCACCGGCGACTCGGGAGGTCACATGGTCGACAGGGTGATCGGGCGCGCGGCCCGTGCCGGTGTGCTGGTTCTGGTGTGTGTCGGGGGAGCGGCCGCCTGCGGTTCGTCCGCCGAGCCGGGGGACCCGCCGGCGTCGCCGTCGAGCAGCCTCCTGCCCGAGTCGCCGACCGCCACGCCGCCGGGTACGCCGTCGTCGCCGTACGCGAGCCGGACGGGCCACTACCAGGTGCCCCAGGTGCCGCAACCGCCCACTGACCGGGGCGCGACGACGACGGACCCCGGGGTCGCGCCCACCCAGACGATCGTCAGCCCCGATCCGAAGACCCCCGGGCCCAAGACCCCCGGTCCCGAGAGCCCCGGCGTCGAAGTCCCGCCCGACGCCCCGTGAGCGGGGCCCCGGCGGAGCAACCCCTCGCCAAGGGCCGGGCGGGCGGCGGCGACACGTCGGGCACCGCGCTCGTCAAGGCCCTCGTGGCGCAGGCGTCGCTCGTCGCGGCCCTCATGTTCTACCTCGGCGCGATCTACACGGGACGCTTCTACGGGTACTTCCACCTGGGGCCCGCGTCCCTCGACTTCGCCTTCTCCCACCTGGCGCTGCAGAGCCTGCACCTGCTCCGCCTGGAGGTCCTGACCGTCGGCGCGGTCCTGGTGGTGGTCCTGTTGTTCGCGCGGGCCGGAGCTCGCGAGCGGCCGCCGGTCAGGGCCGCCGCGACGGTCCTCGCGTGGCTGGCGCGCCTCCACCTGGTGTTCGCGGTCGCCGGTCTGGTGCTGCTGGTCCTGTGGCAGCGGATCCAGCCCTACGGCTGGGTCGCGCCGCTCACCCTCGCCGTGGGCCTCCTGCTGGGGCAGAGCCCGACCGTGCGGGGCGGACGCCCGGAGGGCCTGTGGGGCAGGGCCGTACCGGTCTTCGCCGCGCTGCTCCTGCTGTTCTGGACCCTCACGCTCGTGGCCGGGCACCTCGGTGAGCGGGACGCCCGGGACCGTGCGCGCACCGTGCGCCGGTGGCCCGCCGTCGTCGTCCTGAGCACCCAGCGGCTGGCCATCGCCTCACCGGCGGTCACCTACCAGCACCTCGGCGCCGACCTCCCGCACCGCCACCGCTACACGGGACTGCGCCTCCTCCTCGAACGCGCGGGCCGCTACTACGTCGTGCCCCTGGACTGGCAGCGCAGGACGGATCCGATCTACGTCCTGAAGGAGAGCGAGAACACCTGGATCGCTCTCATGCCCGGAGTACAGCCCTCACGCTGAACCCGATCGGAGGCGGGAGGGATCCGCTCCCGGGGCACGGAAGCGTACGGAGGCGCACGCGCCGGGCGTTCCGGTACGGGGCGTTCCGATGCGGGGCGTTCCGATGCGACCGGCCCCGGGCCGCGTCCCGTGCCGGGGAGCGACGGACCGGCTGGAATCGAACGAGGTCGGGGGCGCACGTGGGTGACCGGTATTCACCCGTGCATCGAGACCCAGATCGCAGGCTGCGGCGACGCCGCGCGGACGGCCGCAATCGGAAGGGGTGATTCCGCCGCGAATCTCCCTGTTCACAGGGGGTTTCAGGCCACCTCGCCCCGCCCGGAAACACCCGGAATGTCAGGAAGGTGTGCGCGGTGAGGAGTCTCACAAAAAGCCGAATCTGTTCGAACTTTCGGCTCGACATGGGTCAAGATCCGTGACGACGACAAGCCCTCGCCGCCGTGGCGGGGCGGTCCGGGCGGACGCCGAGTCCTGCCGCTGCCCGGATGACTGAGTCGACGGTATGTGAATCGGCAGGAGTGGAGGACCCAGCAGTACGGGACGTGTGCACCACGGCCGTCCCTTGGGGTGAAGCCGCGTCAGCGGCCGGGCAACTTCGCCAGCCCGAACCCGACAGGTCATCCTTCGCAGGCGGATGACGAAGGGTTGCGCATGACCGCGCAGATGAATGTCCCGTCCGTGCTGTCCCGGACCGGTACGGTCTCGGCTCTCACCATCGCCGCAGTCTGCGGCTCGCTCCTGGCCCCCGGTGTCGCCCCGCAAGCGGAGGCCGCGGCTCCCGCGCCCGCCGTCAAGGCGCTCAACGTGGCGGCCTCGAAGAAGGGCTCCCCGTACAAGTACGGCGCCGTCGGCCCGAAGCGGTTCGACTGCTCCGGGCTCACGCTCTACGCCTACAAGCAGGCCGGCAAGACGCTGCCGCGCACCGCGCAGCAGCAGTACAACAAGACCCGGCACATCTCGGCCGCCGGCCGCCAGAAGGGCGACCTGGTGTTCTTCCACTCCGGTGGGCGGGTCTACCACGTCGGCATCTACGCCGGCAGCAACAAGATCTGGCACTCCCCGAAGGCCGGTTCGGTGGTGAAGCAGGAGCGGATCTGGTCCAAGGCGGTCTACTACGGCCGCGTGCGCTGACGGACACCGTCGGCGCGGGGTGC
This portion of the Streptomyces changanensis genome encodes:
- a CDS encoding flavodoxin family protein, producing the protein MRALVINCTLKTSPEPSNTEALARVVAQQLEAYGVRTEFVRAVDLDIKPGVTTDAGPGDAWPAVHEQLLRSEILVMASPTWLGRPSSLAQRVLERMDAMLSETDDQGRPVAYNRVAGVVVTGNEDGAHHVVSEIAGALGDIGYTIPGQAWTYWHLGPGAGPDYLDDERGHDWAHKTGRAMAANLHGVAKALQVTPLQTPPE
- a CDS encoding HU family DNA-binding protein, which produces MDRSALAEATARKAAERGGRVSVDEVGRVLEALFGTVADAGTLAEALRRDRTVSLMGFGSFHLQDGTAVLRPGQALNEYLNGSLD
- a CDS encoding DUF6098 family protein; its protein translation is MEETATPSPVTAAPDGLTELPNLSSLTELAGLLERHGSLYVRWSRGPAEDMRSSRSVDHLTGITMPGLSANPLAVEAWWGDRAVRLWVARRLYDYCHLRQERNGDVRPWALRGREVGRGPDNEPLVRDVEPVCWIDLAVIEEAQEEVAAQRRPWGPMRREP
- a CDS encoding aldo/keto reductase, whose protein sequence is MSKVPSLILNNGVSMPQLGFGVWQVPDDEAASAVGTALEAGYRSVDTAAVYENERGTGQAIASSGIPREELFVTTKLWNSEQGHDSTLRAFDASLERLGLDYVDLYLVHWPVPALDAYVDTYKAFEKILADGRARAIGVSNFLPEHLERLIDATSVVPAVNQIELHPQLAQADSRAFHARHEIATEAWSPLGQGKGLLEVPAVAAIARKHGRSPAQVVLRWHLQLGNVVIPKSVTPSRIRENIDVFDFELDAEDMAAFAALDEGKRLGPDPAEFDVR
- a CDS encoding C40 family peptidase; this translates as MTAQMNVPSVLSRTGTVSALTIAAVCGSLLAPGVAPQAEAAAPAPAVKALNVAASKKGSPYKYGAVGPKRFDCSGLTLYAYKQAGKTLPRTAQQQYNKTRHISAAGRQKGDLVFFHSGGRVYHVGIYAGSNKIWHSPKAGSVVKQERIWSKAVYYGRVR